caatacaggtcaattcattaagccaatcagaaaaaagtttcctacatgaggaacccagcaaattgcatcgagtcactgactagtgtcagttacCTTACAGcattcctcatactaagcaagcatgcagcgacagtggagaggaaaactcccttttgacaggaagaaacctccagaggatcctggctcagtataagcagccatctgccacgactcactggggatcaagaagatagagcacacgcacacacacacgcacacacacacacacacgcacacacacgcacacacacacacacacacacacacacacacacacacacacacacacacacacacacacacacacacacacacacacaccaagcagtgtttctatggttacattgtgatttcttggtaaatattctatttggtgagagatagactttattgtattcatcctagtgaatctataattaaatgggtaaactagtagtagcacaatgtcaaagaaagtcaaGTGTAATGATCAGAAGAGGGAGAataattaaatggttagcaacagtgttcaagacgatggccccctccatgaggctacaacagctcagcagaacaccactgtagcctaattccatgttgtcgttcttttttaaaacacagaaacggttttgttacctgttattgacgcttcaGTTTCgctgacggctgccggcttcttcaggctgaagaggcactgtagcttcttctggggagaaaaacatttagagaaaaaataaagttaacagctgaaataatacagttaaagagcagattgtagaagaaagtagtagagtgtggaaagtggtcagtgtgtcctccagcagtctaagcctatagcagcataactacagagataactctggataacttagccttttagatggaggcagggcaagggagagtcttctttactgactgtacactccacctccctctactccctcaCTTCTCGAGTGCTAGGCTAACATCAAACTTTAACCATAGGTCCtatcaaatgaaaatgttttaagcctagtcttaaaagtagacaaggtgtctgcctcacgaactaaagctgggagttggttccacaagagaggagcctgataactaaaagaactgcctcccatcctatttttagatattccgaGAACCactagtaaacctgcagtctgagagcgaagtgctcggttaggtacATATGGAAGAATCAgggcactaatgtatgatggagattgattgttaagagctttatatgtgcgaaggaggatcttaactcattcactgccattgacgactaaagtcatcattttagatccaaccgttcactgccaatgacgactaaagtcgtcatttgcatttttttttactgttcgaGCATTGGAACGAGTCCCCGCGCTGATAGAACaagcatctcagccctgaagccgatcttcatccgcatacgtcacagatcacatgatcaggaagcagaccatccatgtgtttggagatcgttttgggccgttcctgtaaaaaaagtgaggcgcgaaccggagaagcatctgccgatcacaattcaacaacggattatgaaagaacggataacgctcgaaacacgcggcttcttcctgatgtaagaggtgagtctccgctttgttttggttgttttggcatcgacataatgcttgcgcgcaacgttctgtgactcttaaaaaaacagtaaaaacggtgagaaacgctggcagcgaaggccgttagcgatcaggaaacggctggcagtgaatgagttaaaatctattctgaatttaacaggcagtcaATGTAGGGAAGTCACagtggaaggactatgtctctcacctggccagggtacgccttgggattcccccggaggagctggcccaagtggctggggagaaggaagtctgggcctctcgccttaggctactgcccccgcgacccaactccggataagcggataaaaatggatggatggatggatggatgtagggaagccaagacaggaggagagatatgatctctctttttaattctcatcagaactctagctgcagcattttggacaagctgaagacttttaactacattctgtggacttcctgagagtaatgaattacagtaatccagtcttgatgtaataaatgcatgaactagtttttcaacttcactcctggaaaggatgcttctaatcttagcaatattacaaaggtggaaaaaggaaatcctacaaacctgtttaacatgggatttgaatgacatgtcatggtcaaagataacaccaaggttccttactttgttctcagagactaatttaatgccattcaggtcaggtgattgacgaagcaatttccttttctggatttcaggtccaaagatgagaacttcagtcttgtcttgatttaaaagcaaaaaaatttgagtcatccaattttttatgtcttcaagacgtcaccacagaatcttctCCCCACTTTACATGATTAATTAAATGCCACTCGGACCCCAACAGCCCTctatggccagaatattgcacttacaACTTCAGAGTGTGGGTttggtctgttggacttagaaaaaaaatggagctgacatacctggtgctgcagcctGCTTCCAGTACGTTTCCtgcctgttttagatcatgaacacagctgatttgtttgatttattgatgaaccactcctgtagacactaatgaagactggAGAGACATTTCAGCTAGTCGGCCCAATACCAATActtgcacttccacacttgcaccCATTCAATTGCACAATCCCAGTCAGTGGTGCGAGTGTGTAGGatgtcccaattctcaagtgcaTAGGTTGATCATGcctcttttgcacccttgatctgcaaTTCACCCAAGTCAGCACTGACGCAGAACCATTCAAAGTGTATTACCcgcaatccattgctgcgggagaaaaggctaaattgtcttttctgaaaatatgtattttcagatTAAAGTAGTTCACTTTAGGATGATTATTTGATGTTATGAATACTTTAGACAAAGTAGCaatgattttaatttatttcaaataacagtttggttgtttgtttgaaagttgttaataaaagttttgttttttgttgtttatttttttgaatcagcacagcaaccagcatcccggcatacaTTGCAGTCGATGATACAATGATCTCTGTCTCAATTGAGAAATTATTTGCACACCTGTGTaccacacactcgaagccttactggaGACttcaggtcttctcccagttggacgtgccctgaaaacctcaccagggaggtatccaggaggcatccagatgccggagccacctcaactggctcctctcgatgtggaggagcaggaggTCTTCTCCGAGCCTcttctggatgactgagcttctcaccctatctctaaggaagagcccagatgccatgtggagaaaactcattttggtcactTGAATCTGTGATCAGGTATGTTTTCATTTGTATTTTTAAGTCTATTATTCCTATGTTTAAACCAATATCATGATGTGCAAAATATACAAGGTTCTTGTTGAatactgtttttttatttaatttatttgacaTTCTTGTCCGTTTCTGTATTGTCAGGCAGGCTAATCCAACACCTGTAGCAGCCTTTTCCCCACAGTCGTGCTTTTATTGTGTGTGCAGACCGTTGGCTTGAAAACATGAATGGTAGCCCCTGAAAAAGAGATTGTCACAAAGGCAGCATTTGCTGTTCTAAAAGCTCAGTTTACTTTTATAGAATAATGCTTTGCTAATGGCACTGATACAAGCTGTTACCATCCTGCATTATTGGGCTCATTgccaacattttaaatgattttcctCTTTTGTCTGGAGCACAAAATGTGGATTTCTTTCAAAGAGTCTAACTGATTTGCGATGCAACAAAACGTGTTTACAGTGTGTGAAGGCCCATCCCACATGCTTACATGAGTCTTCTTTCTTTGCACAACAGAGTTTTGACGCTTCAAGACTCAGTGCAGCTGACAAAAACTGAAAGGTGGATCAAGGACACGTCAGTTGTGAATGGATGAAGTGGTGTTTGTGAATGTAACTCTATTGTATAGCTCAGCAAAGATTTTCTCATTAAAAAAATAACCTTTTACATGCACACTGCCTCTGAATCCTTTTCTGCCTTTCAAATCCTTTTCCTGTATCTGGAAAGTATGTTatcatttttttatttctcaCAAAATATGCATTTTGGAACACTTGGAACATTTTTGTCAATACCTCAGAGGCTTTGAATGTGTCATAGAGAGCAATAAGAGCTGATGAAAGGATCCAACGCTAACAGAGGTATGCTGGCAGATTGAGGCcacgtgtttaaaagaaaaaaaattgctaATTGAAAAATgatttctttaaaaataaaaataatattactTTGAATTAACTTTTGTTTGTTTCTACTATTTGCTTGTCTTTCAAAATAGTGAAAAAAGTATAAATCTGTGACTTGTGACTTTTTCTTTAGTAAAATGGTGTCACAGTTGGATAAACTGCATCTTTTCAATTCAAAGGGGACGTTTTTACAAAAATCCCATACTTCAAAAGACAAATGTGCCAAAAATATTTCAATTTGTCAAATCTACAACAGCTTAAAGTCACAGATGAAATAaaatcaatcaatttccctctgggattaataaagtatttttgaatttgaattgaattgaattgaaaagcaaCCCTTCTTTTTTATGAAAGACCCTCCAAACGTAGAATGCTCAGACTCATTACATTTTTAGTATAAGCTCGAGAACCTCATCCCATCTCTGAATGTACTGGAGTGCATCAATAGCTCGTCTGTCTGAACTCTGAAGGCTCACAGcttcactttctctctctcttctttctccctgagcctcctcctcctcctcctctttcggCCACACACAAGGCCATtcattcaaagacctcctcatgcAGCCGCGTCGGTCCCCCGAGGTGCCTCTGTGTATCGCGAGCTGCCCGGGATGGAAGTGTGAGATTGAAGAAGGCTCATGGCATCTTCCTCGATGCTGACTGGGCCCTACAGGGCTCCCCTTCACGACTCCCCACCTTGCTCAGACTCATGATGAAGACTTGTTAGAGATTAATTAGGATTTTTTAATTTTTCATTTGGTCTTTGATGTATTTTTTTCCTGGTTAAAACTCGGGTAGAAGAGGAGGAGGTTAGAAGCATTCTGTCCCAGTATGGATGAAACATTAAAGAAGGCTTAACCCTGACCCTACCCTTGAAGATGGATTTGTTTAGTTTTTCTAGAAGTggagtttttaaatgttttgccaaagttttattttattttatttatttatttatttatttatttatttcagattCCCATTACACCATTAATTCCAAGCAATACTAAAAACATGACCTTTACTGTTTTCTGGCCAATGTAGAAATCAGGAAATGTTCTAAACTTAGCCTAAAACCCACAAATGGCTGTTTGATTATTCCTTTATTGCAACAATTATTTCTGGCAACAAACCCAATGTTGTTGGAAAGCCTGATTTATCACCAGGTACATGTTTTTAAGGATCCGGCATCCAAGGACTGAGCAACACAGTGAGAAGTGTGTGAGTAGCATCCCCAAAACTCACAAATATGTGTTGCTATTTCTACTGTGGGAGAGCGCAATCACTAAATTCACCAGGCAGCTTAGAACAATTGTGAATAACGGATTATTGCAGGGGATGTTGGCACATTTTAGGGGCGCTACCAACATGTTTAGCTGTGTTGATCATTTTACAGATGCACAATCCTAACAAGCTGTTCCTCAAAATACTTAAGGTGACCAATCAGACAGGATTGATTGCTAGAATGCATTATtacaataaacaataaacatttaTACAAAGTTTTTATGGTTGGTATCAGTTTATGTACATACAGACAACAACTGCACATCTGTGACATCAGAACTGATGCTGCTATTGACTGCTTCCTCTGTCTACTGCAAAACAACAAGCTGCAATAAAGCACAAAATCTAGTGTTTCCATCATATGTGCCAATGTTTAAAACCACACATAGCTTTACTTTTGATTCTTTTATGAGGTCACATTGCAACCTGTCACATTATTTGACTGTCTGCAAGATTATAGATGCTAAAATGTAACTTTATTTTCAGTGGTGAAGGACAAATGGCCCacttaaataataaaatacagatGGCACTTAACCAAAGGTGTAATAGGGGTGCAAAAACACAACAGTTTGACTTATGAATATGATAATGTTCATTTTATGGCTTCAGAAGCCAGCAGTGAGAACATGCATTGTACAAAGCATAGCAAATATAACAATATACTGATACATGTCCAAATAAGCATTAATACGCATATAGCAATGCAGTGCACTTTGCAATCTGCaagtattaaataaaaaaaaaacacttaattctacacaaagtttccaaataatataAAAGGATTGGTGGATTCAGAGCCACTTTGGTTTGTTATGTCTTAAGAAAACAGATATTTAAAGTGAATGCTTCCCTGATCCAACAGCTGAAGCACTGATCTACAAGTTTGCTTATGTAGAATGTGGGATGGAATTGTATATCATCTGATATCAGCTCATATGCCAGCTGAGGTGGTGTCACAATGCTGCCTGCAGTGAGCTTACACAATCTGATGCAGCACAGGGTTTTTTGCATTAGCTACCATTATCTCACACCGCTCTTGAGAATCCCGCTGCCTTTCAAGATAAACAACATCAAAGCCAAAGAGAATGAATCCATAGAGGCTCAGAATGTGTCAACGCACAGTGATGGAGAAACTAAAATTCACAGGCTTGTTGAGGACTTGATATTTAACTTGCAAATAACTTTGCCGCATCAATCCCTTTTATTGCACTTTATCATGGCTGAGTTAATTCAACTATAAAGTCACAAACTAGCCCTTTAGGGGTTTCCACTGTTTTGGCTGATCATTGGACATTTCAATGGGCTTATGGATGTGAAATGTTGCTTTTTCCAGTTTGTAATGTATATAGAACAAATattgatctacgttccaaccttcACCTATGGTCTCGAGCTTCAGAtattgaccgaaagaacgagatcacagattctagtgaaatgagttttctccacagtgtctaggctctccctcagagacagggtgaggagcttggtcatctgggaggggctccgaatatatccgctgctcctccacatcgagaggagcctggttaggaggttttccgggcacacccAACCAGGAGgaaacccaggacatgctggagggaccatgtctatTGGCTGGCTAGGGAACACCTTAAGATTcgtctggaggagctggcccaagtggatggggGGAGGGAAGTTTGGGCTTCTTGGCTTAGGATCCTGCCCCCTCGCCCTGACCCAATAAGTGGATGAAATTGAATGGATGGATTGGACAAATATTGATAAGTTAAAAAATCAACCAATTGATATATTTGGTAGGTttcatttaaaatattatttttatttaataatttttattattattattattataacaagaCAATTCGACTGAAAAATCCTGAATCCTTCTGAAATGTTTTTGATATCAGTGTCAGCCTTTATCAATCATTTTTACACTTCCGGTTTTACAGTGCAGCACTAGAGAGTTGGACCTCCTCTAGGAGACAGGTGGATCTGCTCCCAGCTGAAGCAAAGAGGGTGGAAGAGGACGGATGACGCGCAGCCGCCTCAGATTTgattttgttctgcaggaaaaaagaaaagaaagggaaGCAAGCCGCTCCTCTTCATCACATTTCACTTTCGCAAGACTGAGGGGGAAACAAAGAAGTCAGGATGTAGACTCCGCCAGGTAACTAGTTTGATGTGAGCCGTTTCTCAGTTGGAGCGCTCCGCTCGCGTTCCGCGGGAGTACCCATCGATCCATCCCGGAGGAGAGGCGCTACTCGCAGCCGCAGCTTGCTGGATGGATCGGACCTTAATTGAACCAGCGGGCTCGTCAAAACTCTACAGTTCGCATTTTGACTAGAAATTGACATTTGAATCTGGTTTTTGGTGAGTACATTTGTTTCGCATCTTTAGGGTTTAGTGAAAGGAGATGCGCAGAATCTCGTAAAAAGTTCCAAATTTTCGGTTTCTTTCTTGGAAAAAAACTATGTTGTTAACTATTTGTTCAACGCGAGAATTGGGGCGTATTAATCCTATCAGGTCATAGAAGTTatttaaaaatgacatttatgATTAAATATGATTATCCTTCTGagaatttgaaataaaaacacGGACTGATCATTCAACCTCGTTTTCACATTTTCAAGTTCATTTCTTGTTTGTGTTCAACAGGTTCATGCAGATCGGAGCAGGTTGGAAGTAAAactcgtgttttttttttctttttgctcatttacctGGTTAGAGTTTATAGTTCCAGGATTTTTTTCCCTTGGCATTTGGGTTTTGTTCTGTTAGGTTTGGTCTGTTTGGACAGAAAATGCAGAGACTGACTTGATTCAGCGAGGAGCGGATTTGGATGGAGCTTCATGCTGATTTTTCTTACAGCTCCAGTCATCAGAAGCAGCAATCAGGGACTTGATTGAGCATTTGTGCAGGGGTTtatctttgttttttgttttgtttttttcctcttTAGATGCCAGTTCACTTTGAGGACAATTTAGTCTGAAGGCAAAGAAGACTACGTCCAAGGCTCAGTTTCACAATGGCAACAGGAGTGGCAGCATGGCTTCCTTTTGCCAGGGCCGCAGCTATTGGCTGGATGCCTGTGGCCAACTGCCCCATGCCAATTGCACCCAGAGACAACAGCAAAAAACAAGATGAGCTGATCATCCTTAATGTCAGCGGTCGCCGCTTCCAGACATGGAGGACAACTCTGGATCGATACCCAGACACGCTGCTAGGTAGTTCTGAGAAGGACTTCTTCTACAATGAGGAAACCAAGGAGTACTTCTTTGACAGGGATCCCGATGCCTTCAGAAGCATCCTGAACTTCTACAGAACTGGGAAGCTCCACTATCCCCGTCACGAGTGCATCTCTGCCTATGACGAGGAGCTGACGTTTTTTGGCATCATACCTGAGATCATTGGTGACTGCTGCTATGAAGAGTACAAGGACAGAAAGAGGGAGAACTTGGAGAGGCTGCAGGATGACCAGGAGGAAAACAAGGACCTGAAGCAATCCAACTTAAACTTCAGGGAGACCATGTGGCGCGCTTTTGAGAACCCTCACACATCTACCCTGGCCTTGGTCTTCTACTACGTCACTGGTTTCTTCATTGCCGTCTCCGTTATCACCAATGTGGTAGAGACGGTGCCCTGTGGTTCAAACTCCAACCAAAAAGACATGCCTTGTGGCGAACGCTACACGGTGGCGTTCTTCTGCATAGACACAGCGTGTGTCATGATATTCACTGTGGAGTACCTGATGCGCTTATTTGCTGCACCTAGCCGTTACCGTTTCATGCGCTCCGTGATGAGCATCATTGACGTTGTGGCCATTTTGCCGTACTACATTGGCTTGGTGATGACCAACAACGAGGATGTGAGCGGTGCCTTTGTGACGCTTCGTGTGTTCCGAGTGTTTCGAATCTTCAAGTTCTCCCGGCACTCCCAGGGCCTACGGATCCTGGGTTATACTCTCAAGAGTTGTGCTTCAGAACTGGGCTTCCTCCTCTTCTCGCTCACCATGGCCATCATTATCTTTGCCACAGTCATGTTCTACGCTGAGAAGGGCTCCAGCTCCAGCAAGTTCACCAGCATTCCGGCATCCTTCTGGTACACGATCGTCACCATGACCACCCTGGGGTGAGTGACACACTGTCATCGATACTACACATATTTACACCCCGCTTATTCTTTGTTTTAGAAATAAATTCAGCCCAGCAAATTCACTAGATGCATTTGTTTGGAGTTTCCCAACAATCTGAAAAAATTATGAAAACCTTTTGACTTTCAAATAAGCAGTGAGACAGCCTGCCCTCATACTTTAGTACACTACAGCT
This sequence is a window from Nothobranchius furzeri strain GRZ-AD chromosome 3, NfurGRZ-RIMD1, whole genome shotgun sequence. Protein-coding genes within it:
- the LOC107385359 gene encoding A-type voltage-gated potassium channel KCND3 isoform X2, which encodes MATGVAAWLPFARAAAIGWMPVANCPMPIAPRDNSKKQDELIILNVSGRRFQTWRTTLDRYPDTLLGSSEKDFFYNEETKEYFFDRDPDAFRSILNFYRTGKLHYPRHECISAYDEELTFFGIIPEIIGDCCYEEYKDRKRENLERLQDDQEENKDLKQSNLNFRETMWRAFENPHTSTLALVFYYVTGFFIAVSVITNVVETVPCGSNSNQKDMPCGERYTVAFFCIDTACVMIFTVEYLMRLFAAPSRYRFMRSVMSIIDVVAILPYYIGLVMTNNEDVSGAFVTLRVFRVFRIFKFSRHSQGLRILGYTLKSCASELGFLLFSLTMAIIIFATVMFYAEKGSSSSKFTSIPASFWYTIVTMTTLGYGDMVPKTIAGKIFGSICSLSGVLVIALPVPVIVSNFSRIYHQNQRADKRRAQKKARLTRIRIAKSGSANAFLHSKRNGLLNELLELTGTEEDEQKLMKSTSLLESQHHHLLHCLEKTTAHEFVDEQMYEQNSLETALQAYPSHSPSIACHSSPAVTCCGRSGKRNSPLPNASPSPANPIPAHQSQLQELSALHIQRGNPLTHTSRIPRLRPPLQQPGQHIQA
- the LOC107385359 gene encoding A-type voltage-gated potassium channel KCND3 isoform X1; amino-acid sequence: MATGVAAWLPFARAAAIGWMPVANCPMPIAPRDNSKKQDELIILNVSGRRFQTWRTTLDRYPDTLLGSSEKDFFYNEETKEYFFDRDPDAFRSILNFYRTGKLHYPRHECISAYDEELTFFGIIPEIIGDCCYEEYKDRKRENLERLQDDQEENKDLKQSNLNFRETMWRAFENPHTSTLALVFYYVTGFFIAVSVITNVVETVPCGSNSNQKDMPCGERYTVAFFCIDTACVMIFTVEYLMRLFAAPSRYRFMRSVMSIIDVVAILPYYIGLVMTNNEDVSGAFVTLRVFRVFRIFKFSRHSQGLRILGYTLKSCASELGFLLFSLTMAIIIFATVMFYAEKGSSSSKFTSIPASFWYTIVTMTTLGYGDMVPKTIAGKIFGSICSLSGVLVIALPVPVIVSNFSRIYHQNQRADKRRAQKKARLTRIRIAKSGSANAFLHSKRNGLLNELLELTGTEEDEQKLMKSTSLLESQHHHLLHCLEKTTAHEFVDEQMYEQNSLETALQAYPSHSPSIACHSSPAVTCCGRSGKRNSPLPNASPSPANPIPAHQSQLQELSALHIQRGNPLTHTSSRSNLNLNPDNSKRINCKSGRITTAIISLPMPPALTPDKDGFHGAPQRRPPLPPGHPGAPSIQTTTSSAGVNIVKVSAL